In one Cotesia glomerata isolate CgM1 unplaced genomic scaffold, MPM_Cglom_v2.3 scaffold_46, whole genome shotgun sequence genomic region, the following are encoded:
- the LOC123274608 gene encoding uncharacterized protein LOC123274608, translating to MDANVPKDRMMKYPYTWTAKLQMFPYKYYWKHAWMTKYWCIGLLCTVPIYWKIGRMVNSPENVEKWREIRRKEFSGESH from the exons ATGGATGCAAACGTCCCCAAAGATCGGATGATGAAATATCCGTACACTTGGACAGCTAAATTGCAAATGTTTCCTTACAAATATTATTGGAAACACGCTTGGATGACCAAGTACTGGTGCATTGGACTTCTTTGCACTGTACCAATTTACTGGAAAATTGGAAGAATGG TAAACTCACCtgaaaatgttgaaaaatggCGTGAGATCAGAAGGAAAGAATTTTCGGGCGAAAGccattaa
- the LOC123274607 gene encoding muscle M-line assembly protein unc-89-like: MSLRKVRRGAKTDGEDDKTMEQDTSIIPKTPDDGNRTLRTRRQLKLKNTDESDVIDGTPQLNETKRPGRKPRGKKTTETADDSVNVSVAMSSRKRTRKDKDSNVTLITEDSILTDQTLTKAPVSVKKTRSRKRAVPEKADGDTDDDKKVDDTVVNGREADNVSSIGTQVTLDNDQEEKSKEDVEVKAISKRGRKQVATPINPRTRQLRSRNVNSPNTVVTPESSPITVHLTPHRATKTPRKSPVNIGSPKTHTLSPQRLSKTPRKLSIINDSPISSDLSSNLGTPHTDLSKSLSSRKSAKSTKSPRVSLKSPKSPRVLLKSPKALRVSLRSPKSPRNSLKSPGTPLKSPKSPKVSPKSPKSPGKSLKSPKSPKINQKSKSPRVLSTKIIKSPKNGPATPVKSPSPNKSPSKQPLIESQKINDKIRSPQLVLRKLSPRKTLENVLETPISNSSILENLPEKPASPRRAKPTAIKRSSITTSGTPLRPIPTPKHNDSKKSAHKSFVGDTNTPLTLFAMKHGSGLMSSTPREKIRRSLNLSLNSFQNVDLRDSPFSVQSFYGKTSPRTSSRIHNDSTFSKIADETNPLITDDESLEMSGIKTVEQSQQDVVTGKQDSLISEDSNENLNNTYELAEPQTPGLKKNKNKNKNKNKKEKEEETSGNDTYELDEPKTPALRKKRTEVETSIIAAADVADEKGAKRVCRVRFASPSVNSISAVTEKTKDIATRTATPGKATLKKTGFVTIRNPTKTNKISPRRRSSSLSNILRPKPSAKKRSLSTIDLSRSAQKTLQNESVNRLSRARHSVQSDKKPEVKPMSARKVPNFAQIHQKKFEQMESVVDAKKRVETRHNTLTNNLQVASTSVSKLVTPNTLKTASRQIKAPVATDKGVSPGDTVNGVFNRFGYKVRKEEATKIVNKKLPTKTSEEKKTEKRTILKGVRSNRRFEMLMNLRRMNQ; this comes from the exons ATGTCCCTGAGAAAAGTGCGAAGAG GAGCAAAAACTGACGGTGAAGACGATAAAACGATGGAACAGGATACCAGCATAATCCCAAAGACTCCAGACGATGGTAATCGTACCTTGAGAACACGACGccaactaaaattaaaaaataccgaTGAGTCTGATGTCATTGACGGCACGCCGCAATTGAATGAAACTAAGCGACCTGGAAGAAAACCTAGAGGAAAAAAAACTACTGAAACAGCTGATGATTCTGTAAATGTATCTGTGGCAATGAGCAGTAGAAAAAgaacaagaaaagataaagaTAGTAATGTTACTTTGATAACTGAAGATTCTATTTTAACTGATCAGACCCTCACAAAAGCACCGGtttcagttaaaaaaacacGTAGCCGTAAACGTGCTGTGCCTGAAAAAGCTGATGGTGATactgatgatgataaaaaagttgATGATACAGTAGTTAACGGGCGTGAAGCAGATAATGTTAGTAGCATTGGTACTCAAGTTACACTTGATAACGACCAAGAAGAAAAGTCGAAGGAAGATGTTGAGGTTAAGGCGATATCTAAAAGAGGTAGAAAACAAGTTGCAACACCAATAAATCCTCGAACTCGTCAACTTAGAAGCCGTAATGTTAATTCACCAAACACGGTCGTCACTCCCGAAAGCAGCCCAATTACTGTTCATCTTACTCCTCATCGTGCGACAAAAACACCCAGGAAATCGCCTGTTAATATTGGATCACCAAAAACACATACGCTTAGTCCTCAACGATTGTCTAAGACTCCTCGGAAGCTGTCAATCATTAATGATTCTCCAATTTCATCAGATTTATCATCAAACCTTGGAACACCGCATACCGATTTATCAAAGAGTTTATCTTCTCGTAAGTCTGCGAAATCAACTAAATCTCCTAGAGTTTCTTTAAAGTCTCCAAAATCACCTAGGGTGCTATTGAAATCACCAAAAGCTCTCAGAGTTTCTTTGAGGTCTCCAAAATCTCCAAGGAATTCTTTGAAATCTCCAGGAACTCCTCTGAAGTCTCCAAAATCTCCTAAAGTGTCTCCAAAATCACCGAAATCCCCTGGAAAATCTTTGAAGTCTCCAAAATCAcctaaaattaatcaaaagtCAAAAAGTCCTCGTGTACTttcaactaaaataataaaatcaccAAAAAATGGTCCAGCTACGCCAGTTAAATCTCCTTCTCCAAACAAATCACCGAGTAAACAACCATTAATTGAATCTCAAAAGATCAATGATAAAATTCGGTCTCCACAATTGGTTCTTCGGAAATTATCACCTCGTAAGACACTAGAAAATGTTTTAGAAACACCAATTTCTAACAGCAGTATATTAGAGAACTTGCCTGAAAAACCCGCTAGTCCTCGACGGGCGAAGCCGACAGCAATTAAACGTTCATCTATTACAACTTCAGGAACACCGTTGAGACCCATTCCGACTCCTAAACACAACGACTCCAAAAAATCAGCTCACAAATCTTTTGTCGGTGACACAAATACACCTTTAACTTTGTTTGCAATGAAACATGGTTCAGGATTGATGTCATCTACTCCAAGAGAGAAGATCCGCCGGTCGTTGAATCTTTCTCTAAATTCTTTCCAAAATGTAGACTTACGTGACAGTCCATTCAGTGTGCAATCATTTTATGGAAAGACATCGCCAAGAACATCCTCTCGTATTCATAATGATTCAACTTTTTCTAAAATCGCTGACGAAACAAATCCGTTGATTACAGACGATGAATCTCTTGAAATGAGTGGAATCAAGACTGTCGAACAATCACAACAAGATGTTGTGACAGGTAAACAGGATTCATTGATATCCGAAGACAGCAATGAAAATCTCAACAATACGTATGAACTTGCCGAGCCCCAAACACCAGGATTGAAGAAGAACAAGAACAAGAACAAGAATAAGAACAAGAAAGAAAAGGAAGAGGAAACATCTGGGAATGATACCTACGAATTGGATGAACCAAAAACACCCGCGTTGCGCAAAAAAAGAACTGAAGTAGAAACCAGCATTATTGCTGCTGCTGATGTTGCTGATGAAAAAGGAGCAAAACGAGTCTGTCGAGTAAGATTTGCCAGTCCATCTGTAAATTCAATTTCCGCTGTTACTGAGAAAACTAAAGATATAGCTACAAGAACAGCTACTCCTGGTAAAGcaacattgaaaaaaactgGTTTTGTGACGATCCGTAATCCaactaaaacaaataaaatatcaccTAGAAGAAGATCAAGTTCTCTATCGAATATACTTAGACCTAAACCTAGTGCCAAGAAACGCTCGCTTTCGACGATTGATTTGTCTAGGTCCGCTCAGAAAACATTACAGAATGAATCAGTCAATAGGCTAAGCAGAGCTAGACATTCAGTGCAATCGGATAAAAAACCCGAAGTAAAACCAATGTCTGCTAGAAAAGTACCAAACTTTGCTCAAATAcatcagaaaaaatttgagcAAATGGAATCTGTTGTAGATGCCAAGAAAAGAGTTGAAACTCGTCACAATACCTTGACAAACAATCTTCAAGTAGCATCTACAAGTGTTTCTAAGCTAGTAACACCTAATACTCTGAAAACGGCAAGTAGGCAGATAAAAGCACCAGTTGCTACAGACAAAGGTGTTAGTCCAGGTGATACCGTTAATGGTGTATTCAATAGATTTGGGTATAAAGTAAGGAAGGAAGAAGCTACTAAAATAGTCAACAAAAAATTGCCGACTAAAACTag tgaaGAGAAAAAGACGGAGAAGCGGACGATACTGAAAGGAGTAAGATCTAACCGTAGATTCGAAATGCTAATGAATCTCCGCAGAATGAAtcagtaa
- the LOC123274604 gene encoding myotubularin-related protein 9, producing MEFFDMIPVPKVGCVVLTEKKNEKQSRLEGTLCLSDHHLLLSFREEFRKDLWLLYRNIDVIEKKTNNQIPGGSIVLKCKDFRILQLDFISTDDLLNIATSLEKLSSLDQTLQYPFFFRPQTLNLDKNQSENGWTAFTPVSEWSRLLASHGDEWRISYLNRDYKVCNSYPSTMVVPRLIDDQMIISSAAFREGGRFPVLCYRHEGGSILFRSGQPLCGATGKRCKEDERLLNVVLGAGRRGYIIDTRSSNQAQSARARGGGTEIDSAYPQWRKVFKSVPRLSDLAESLSKLIEACNDISCSTSQWLSRLESSGWLSTVQSAMNAACVAAQCLHQELAAVLVHGGAGRDSTLVITSIAQIILNPDCRTIRGFEALIEREWLQAGHPFYTRIRHGAYYPTNSQHSPHAPTFLLFLDCLYQLHYQFQFSFEYTTDMLIELFKHAYFSGYGTFLGDCESDRVSLRLAERTTSIWTYINRPESLEKWMNPLYEPNLGIIWPSVAPISINLWKELYLSHTSASPWDGFITCVTQIKQNHLAVKKIANQLRIQVRRALDEIICDPNTSCQTENEQEQLSPCFAQLTLESQKT from the exons atggaattttttgatatgatACCCGTCCCTAAAGTCGGTTGCGTAGTACtgacagagaaaaaaaatgaaaagcaATCAAGACTTGAGGGAACACTTTGTCTTAGTGATCACCACCTTCTGCTGTCATTCAGAGAGGAGTTTCGCAAAGACCTTTGGTTACTGTACCGTAATATTGacgttattgaaaaaaaaactaataatcaAATCCCTGGTGGCAGTATTGTGTTGAAGTGTAaagattttagaattttacaacttgattttatttctaccgatgatttattaaatatcgcAACATCTTTAGAAAAACTTTCATCACttg aTCAAACATTACaatatccatttttttttcgcccacAAACGCTAAATCTCGATAAAAACCAAAGTGAAAATGGTTGGACTGCATTTACTCCAGTATCAGAATGGTCTCGATTACTGGCATCTCATGGAGATGAATGGAGAATAAGTTATCTTAATCGTGACTACAAAGTATGTAACTCATATCCATCGACAATGGTAGTACCTAGATTAATTGACGATCAAATGATAATATCATCAGCAGCATTTAGAGAAGGAGGAAGATTTCCAGTGTTGTGTTACAGACATGAGGGAGGA AGTATTCTATTTAGAAGTGGCCAACCATTGTGTGGGGCTACAGGAAAGAGATGTAAAGAAGATGAGAGGCTGTTGAATGTTGTCCTGGGTGCTGGAAGACGCGG ATATATAATTGACACACGATCCTCTAATCAAGCGCAAAGTGCTCGAGCAAGAGGTGGAGGAACAGAAATAGACTCTGCTTACCCACAATGGCGAAAAGTTTTCAAAAGTGTTCCCCGTCTTTCAGATTTGGCTGAAAGTCTTAGCAAATTAATAGAGGCTTGTAATGATATTTCATGCTCTACTAGTCAATGGCTGTCTAGATTAGAAAGTAGTGGATGGTTATCAACTGTTCAGAGTGCTATGAATGCTGCCTGCGTTGCCGCGCAGTGCCTTCATCAAGAGCTAGCAGCTGTGCTAGTCCAcg gaggCGCTGGTCGTGATTCGACTCTTGTTATTACAAGTATAgcacaaattattttaaatcctGATTGTAGAACTATAAGAGGCTTTGAAGCTCTTATAGAACGCGAGTGGCTTCAAGCAGGACATCCTTTTTATACAAGAATACGACATGGAGCGTATTATCCAACAAATTCACAACATTCACCTCATGCTCCAACTTTCCTTCTCTTTCTTGACTGTCTTTATCAATTGCACTATCAATTTCAATTTAGTTTTGAGTATACGACTGATATGCTTATTGAACTTTTCAAGCATGCTTACTTTTCTGGATATGGAACATTTTTAG gcGATTGTGAATCAGATAGAGTAAGTTTACGCTTGGCTGAACGTACTACCAGTATTTGGACTTATATAAATAGACCAGAATCATTGGAAAAATGGATGAATCCATTGTACGAGCCTAATCTTGGAATTATTTGGCCTAGTGTCGCACCAATCAGTATTAATTTATGGAAAGAATTGTATTTAAGCCACACCTCGGCGTCACCTTGGGATGGATTCATCACCTGTGTCACTCAAATAAAACAGAATCATTTGGCTGTTAAAAAAATCGCTAATCAATTACGAATACAGGTGCGTCGAGCTTTAGATGAGATAATTTGTGATCCAAATACTTCCTGTCAAACAGAAAATGAGCAGGAACAATTGTCTCCCTGTTTTGCACAATTAACGTTAGAATCTCAAAAgacttaa
- the LOC123274605 gene encoding Golgi SNAP receptor complex member 2, translating into MEALYHQTNKLIQETQHLFTQLDRPLPNVDVNTVESEILAKINLINSNCEKLDVLCMKGPITQRQNAKMRVDQLKYDSRHLSAALNSWRSQQYRRKQEEEEREALLSRQFTTNDHIDIMIDHNLQHNDQVRNANEGIDNLIQHGSGILENLRSQRMTIKGAHRRLIDIGNTLGLSNTTMRLIENRARQDGFILVAGIVLTCIIMTLVVLYMT; encoded by the exons ATGGAGGCACTTTATcatcaaacaaataaattaatccaaGAAACTCAGCATTTATTCACGCAGCTGGACAGACCTTTACCCAATGTTGATGTAAATACTGTTGAAAGTGAAATACttgctaaaataaatttaataaatag caATTGTGAAAAATTGGACGTACTATGTATGAAAGGCCCAATAACCCAAAGACAAAATGCTAAAATGAGAGTAGATCAATTGAAATATGACAGTAGGCATTTAAGTGCTGCTTTAAATTCGTGGAGAAGTCAACAGTATCGTCGTAAACAAGAGGAAGAAGAAAGAGAGGCACTTTTATCGCGTCAATTTACCACTAATGATCATATTGATATTATGATTGATCACAATCTTCAACACAATGATCAAGTTAGAAATGCAAACGAaggcattgataatttaattcaacatGGTTCGggtattttagaaaatttaagatCACAGAGAATGACTATCAAAGGTGCACATAGACGTTTAATAGACATTGGTAATACTTTGGGTTTATCAAATACGACGATGCGATTAATTGAAAATCGTGCACGTCAAGATGGTTTTATCTTAGTCGCTGGTATTGTTCTTACATGTATAATTATGACACTTGTTGTATTGTATATGACATGA